One window from the genome of Perca flavescens isolate YP-PL-M2 chromosome 17, PFLA_1.0, whole genome shotgun sequence encodes:
- the slc17a5 gene encoding sialin, translating into MERGESDTEGDDTPLLHRGNEDKVQRAPACCSSRYGLALLSSFGFFVVYSLRVNLSVAMVDMLNNTHQSSTNHSSSVCPAHANPARPKHNHTASVYDWDSETQGWILGSFFYGYILTQIPGGYLSGRFGPKWLMGFGILGTVVFTLLTPVAADLGASYLIAVRVLEGIGEGVTFPAMYTMWAAWAPPLERSRLLTISYIGAQLGTVISLPLSGEICFYLDWTYVFYVFGAVGLVWFFLWAFLVFDSPNTHPRISERERLYITTSLKNELSTSAGYIPWRAILTSMPLWAIVVAHFSYNWTFYTLLTLLPTYMNDVLGFSIQQNGMLSALPYIGCAVLAVLSGQLADYLRETCLYPTVIVRKSFSIVGMIGPAVFLLAAGFTGCNYTLAVTFLTISSALGGVSASGFNINHLDIAPSYAGILLGITNTFATIPGMVGPVIARGLTKQNTIEEWQTVFYIAAAINLLGAAFYTLFGRGTVQPWAVHTSFPHGD; encoded by the exons ATGGAGCGGGGCGAGTCGGACACGGAGGGCGACGATACACCGCTGCTTCACCGAGGAAACGAAGACAAAGTCCAGAGAG CCCCAGCATGTTGTTCATCGCGCTATGGCCTGGCCCTGCTCTCCTCTTTTGGCTTCTTTGTGGTCTACTCCTTGCGGGTGAACCTCAGTGTGGCCATGGTGGATATGCTTAACAACACCCACCAATCCAGCACCAACcacagcagctcagtgtgtcctGCTCATGCCAACCCTGCACGGCCCAAACACAACCACACG GCCAGTGTATACGACTGGGACTCTGAGACACAGGGCTGGATCCTGGGCTCCTTCTTCTACGGCTACATCCTGACACAGATCCCTGGGGGCTACCTGTCTGGCCGCTTTGGACCCAAGTGGCTGATGGGCTTTGGAATCCTGGGAACTGTAGTTTTTACGCTGCTCACCCCTGTGGCTGCTGACCTGGGTGCAAGCTACCTCATCGCTGTCAGGGTGCTGGAAGGGATAGGAGAG GGAGTAACATTCCCTGCAATGTACACCATGTGGGCAGCGTGGGCCCCACCCCTGGAGAGGAGCCGACTGCTCACAATTTCCTACATTG GAGCCCAGCTGGGGACGGTAAtatctcttcctctgtctggtGAAATCTGCTTCTACCTGGATTGGACCTATGTCTTCTATGTATTTG GTGCTGTTGGCCTGGTGTGGTTTTTCTTGTGGGCCTTTCTCGTCTTTGACAGTCCGAACACCCACCCACGGATATCCGAGCGGGAGAGACTCTACATCACCACCTCACTCAAGAATGAG CTGTCCACCTCAGCAGGCTACATCCCCTGGCGAGCCATACTGACGTCCATGCCGCTGTGGGCCATCGTCGTGGCTCACTTCTCCTACAACTGGACCTTCTACACCCTCCTCACCCTGCTGCCGACCTACATGAATGACGTGCTGGGATTTAGCATACAGCAG AACGGTATGCTGTCAGCTCTTCCTTACATTGGCTGCGCTGTGTTGGCGGTGCTGAGTGGTCAGCTTGCCGATTACCTGCGGGAAACCTGCCTCTACCCCACCGTCATCGTCAGGAAGTCCTTCTCCATTGTTG GTATGATCGGGCCAGCAGTGTTCCTGCTGGCAGCAGGATTTACAGGCTGTAACTACACCTTGGCTGTGACCTTCCTCACCATCTCCTCGGCTCTGGGCGGAGTGTCGGCCTCTGGCTTTAACATCAACCACCTTGACATTGCTCCTTC GTATGCTGGTATTCTCCTGGGAATCACCAACACCTTTGCCACCATTCCTGGCATGGTGGGACCAGTCATAGCAAGAGGACTCACCAAACAA